Proteins found in one Synechococcus sp. LA31 genomic segment:
- the rpsO gene encoding 30S ribosomal protein S15 codes for MSLDTTQKQELINAHQTHGTDTGSVEVQVAMLSERISKLSGHLQNNIHDFSSRQGLLKMIGRRKRLLSYLRSNSEQRYIALIQKLGIRG; via the coding sequence ATGTCGCTCGACACAACACAGAAGCAGGAACTGATCAACGCTCATCAGACCCACGGCACCGACACCGGTTCTGTTGAGGTTCAGGTGGCCATGCTGAGCGAGCGCATCAGCAAGCTGAGCGGACACCTGCAGAACAACATCCACGATTTCTCGTCGCGCCAGGGGCTGCTGAAGATGATCGGCCGCCGCAAGCGCCTGCTCAGCTACCTGCGGAGCAATAGCGAGCAGCGCTACATCGCTCTGATTCAGAAGCTCGGCATCCGCGGCTGA
- the ruvA gene encoding Holliday junction branch migration protein RuvA produces the protein MIGWLQGQLADRWQQSSRCGALLVCGGVGYEVQLPRRQWEQLGESGSDLRLHIHQVIRDDAWTLYGFAGRAERDLFRELVAVSGVGPQMALGLLGQLSCEELVRAIVQADLRLLSQAPGVGKRTAERLAVELRTRLQERYSGALGMADQADLELAARTDQADLQDDVRSEVSLTLTALGYEALEVNRALRAVASLQSLEGGDADAWLRESLRWLSRGQAA, from the coding sequence ATGATCGGCTGGCTGCAAGGGCAACTCGCTGATCGCTGGCAGCAGAGCAGCCGCTGTGGTGCCCTGCTGGTGTGCGGTGGTGTGGGCTATGAGGTGCAGCTGCCGCGTCGCCAATGGGAGCAACTGGGGGAGAGCGGCAGCGATCTGAGGCTGCACATCCACCAGGTGATCCGCGACGACGCCTGGACGCTCTATGGCTTCGCCGGCCGAGCAGAGCGGGATCTATTCCGGGAGCTGGTGGCGGTGAGCGGGGTGGGCCCGCAGATGGCGCTAGGGCTACTCGGCCAGCTCAGCTGCGAGGAGCTGGTCAGAGCGATCGTCCAGGCCGATCTGAGGTTGTTGTCCCAGGCCCCCGGTGTGGGCAAACGCACAGCGGAGCGGCTAGCGGTGGAGCTGCGTACCCGCCTGCAGGAGCGCTACTCCGGTGCCCTGGGAATGGCAGATCAAGCCGATTTAGAGCTCGCGGCCCGCACTGATCAGGCCGATCTGCAAGACGATGTGCGCAGTGAGGTCAGTCTCACCCTCACAGCACTTGGCTATGAAGCGCTGGAGGTCAACAGGGCCCTCAGAGCCGTAGCGAGCTTGCAGAGTTTGGAAGGTGGCGATGCGGATGCCTGGCTGCGGGAAAGTTTGCGCTGGCTATCGCGGGGCCAGGCGGCCTGA
- a CDS encoding choloylglycine hydrolase family protein, whose protein sequence is MVRVVKVKVQVAVWRRRALGVISALGVLAGSSLPAQACTSFVLKGSDGGRVYGRTMEFGQPLGSQAVLIQRGTPLRGNGPDGGVGNGLQWTSRYAVVGLNALGLNDVVPDGMNEKGLAGGLLYFAGYAQFQSVPSGETKRSINSAQLLTYVLTNFATIDEVKRGLPQVLVNGAAVKVFGGPLPIHMTLHDRSGKSLSVEYIKGELTMMDNPTGTYTNDPPFPYHLAAAGNYANLSAMPPAELTVNGLKLPPASTGGGLHGLPGDFLSTSRFIRALMLSHFAPRNLTTQQQVGTAFRLLGQFDLPPGSILLPPGGSFGGAGSATTYEITEWSVVADQKNLVYYVQTYENPALRTLNFDQLPLDGGAIKVMPLDQPVEVTVLKP, encoded by the coding sequence GTGGTGCGCGTGGTGAAGGTGAAGGTGCAGGTAGCGGTGTGGCGCCGGCGTGCTCTTGGTGTGATCAGTGCTCTGGGGGTGCTGGCTGGTTCATCCCTGCCGGCGCAGGCCTGCACCAGTTTTGTGCTCAAGGGCTCCGATGGCGGCCGCGTCTACGGGCGCACCATGGAGTTTGGGCAGCCGCTGGGCAGCCAGGCCGTGCTGATTCAGCGCGGCACGCCCCTACGTGGCAACGGACCCGATGGAGGTGTCGGAAACGGTCTGCAGTGGACCAGCCGCTATGCCGTGGTTGGCCTCAATGCTCTGGGTCTCAACGATGTGGTCCCCGATGGCATGAATGAAAAGGGTCTGGCGGGTGGCTTGCTCTACTTCGCCGGCTATGCCCAATTTCAGAGCGTTCCCTCTGGCGAGACCAAGCGATCGATCAATAGCGCTCAGTTGCTCACCTATGTGCTCACTAACTTCGCCACGATCGATGAGGTGAAGCGCGGTTTGCCGCAGGTGCTTGTCAATGGTGCTGCGGTCAAGGTGTTCGGTGGACCGTTGCCGATCCATATGACCTTGCACGACCGCAGTGGCAAGAGTCTTTCGGTGGAATACATCAAGGGTGAGCTCACCATGATGGATAACCCCACCGGCACTTATACCAACGATCCGCCCTTCCCGTATCACCTGGCTGCAGCAGGCAACTACGCCAATCTCAGCGCCATGCCACCGGCTGAACTCACGGTGAATGGCCTGAAGCTTCCGCCGGCCAGCACCGGTGGCGGCTTGCATGGCCTGCCTGGTGATTTTCTCTCGACATCTCGCTTCATTCGCGCGCTGATGCTGAGCCATTTCGCCCCTCGTAATCTCACTACACAACAGCAAGTGGGCACTGCTTTCCGCCTGCTGGGTCAGTTTGATCTGCCGCCAGGAAGCATTTTGCTGCCTCCCGGTGGTTCCTTCGGAGGTGCGGGCTCAGCAACCACGTATGAGATCACCGAATGGTCGGTGGTGGCGGATCAGAAAAATCTCGTCTACTACGTCCAGACTTACGAGAATCCGGCCCTGCGCACGCTCAACTTTGATCAGCTGCCCCTCGATGGTGGTGCGATCAAGGTGATGCCGTTGGATCAGCCGGTTGAGGTCACGGTGCTCAAACCCTGA
- a CDS encoding DMT family transporter — translation MLSSAISFSLMGVCVKAVGDRIPVAEVVLARSAVSLLLSVVMLRQARLNPWGKRRGLLVLRGVIGTGALLCVFAALAQLPLAAATVLQYLQPTFTALLAWLLLRERVGPRILLAALLGWMAVVVLSNPTELAGMLGPLAALLGATATPLPVAGVLLAIAGAVLSACAYVSVRALGRTEHPLVIVFYFPLVGLLLTAPLVMLQPVWPTAWEALALVGVGLFTQLGQLGVTNGLLGMPAARATALSYGQVPMAALWGWLFFGEALDPDTAMAAGLVLAATLLSLRRSRP, via the coding sequence ATGCTGTCCAGCGCCATCAGTTTCAGCCTGATGGGCGTGTGTGTGAAGGCGGTGGGAGACCGCATCCCGGTGGCGGAGGTGGTTCTGGCTCGCTCAGCCGTGAGCCTGCTGCTGAGCGTCGTCATGCTGCGTCAGGCCAGGCTCAACCCCTGGGGCAAGCGGCGCGGGCTCCTGGTGCTGCGCGGGGTGATCGGCACCGGCGCTCTCTTGTGTGTGTTCGCAGCACTGGCGCAGCTGCCGCTGGCGGCTGCCACGGTGTTGCAGTATTTACAGCCCACGTTCACCGCACTGCTGGCCTGGCTGCTGCTGCGCGAGAGGGTGGGGCCGCGCATCCTGCTGGCGGCCCTGCTGGGTTGGATGGCGGTGGTGGTGCTCAGCAACCCCACGGAACTGGCGGGAATGCTGGGGCCGCTAGCGGCACTGCTGGGGGCCACAGCAACGCCACTACCCGTGGCAGGGGTGCTGCTGGCCATTGCCGGAGCGGTGCTGTCGGCCTGCGCCTATGTGAGCGTGCGCGCCCTGGGACGCACGGAGCACCCGCTGGTGATCGTGTTTTATTTCCCGCTGGTGGGGCTGCTGCTGACAGCCCCCCTGGTGATGCTGCAGCCGGTGTGGCCGACCGCCTGGGAGGCGCTGGCTCTGGTGGGGGTCGGCCTGTTCACGCAGCTGGGGCAACTGGGGGTGACGAACGGTCTGCTCGGGATGCCAGCGGCGCGGGCCACAGCTCTCAGCTATGGACAGGTGCCGATGGCGGCCCTATGGGGCTGGCTGTTCTTCGGCGAAGCCCTTGATCCCGATACAGCCATGGCGGCGGGACTGGTGCTGGCCGCCACACTGCTGAGCCTCAGGCGCTCTCGCCCTTGA
- the dnaG gene encoding DNA primase, whose translation MSAPRLHPRTIEAVKERADIVDVVGEHVVLKKKGREFVGVCPFHDDKSPSMTVSPAKQFYYCFSCGVGGNAIKFLMELQRQSFSDVVLELARKYQLPVETLEGPQQERLRQQLSRRDQLHKVLALAAGWFRSQLRSPEGASALAYLREQRGLSETTLESFGLGYAPERWDGLLSHLQQVEGFAPELLEAAGLVVPRRGGDGFYDRFRHRVMVPICDRQGRIIGFGGRSLDGGEPKYLNSPETEVFEKGKHLFGLDKAVNAIRKDDRAVVVEGYFDVIALHAAGIPNAVAALGTALSSQQITQLCRCCDGKRLILNFDTDRAGVRAAQRAIGEVEQLALQGQLELRVLHLPAGKDPDEFLKEHGAGEYRSLLDQAPLWLDWQIDQVLEGRDLARSDQFQQSVSELVVLLGKLPASAVRSRYLQQVAERLSGGQARLALQLEDDLRQQVKGQRWHGRSQRWEQPGEAGLRERAEAELLRLYLHCPSHRGAIRAELRRRELDDFAIAHHRQLWAAISALEEDNLGVGRLEAINRGVDSGSDLANLELPRLLSDQLLLSDAEAPSDLPTRLTPLLEPSDVQRLALANPLLQLRGATASLERQRSLKRCRHLLNAWSAQRLETLERCIARLLEEGHATAEPAPSSALQPIALDMEARIEAMFADLNVDALRFQELYYNERQHIAHLDQQRRAGFEDVLQEHADSLTV comes from the coding sequence GTGTCAGCTCCTCGCCTCCACCCCCGCACGATCGAGGCCGTTAAGGAACGCGCTGACATCGTTGATGTGGTGGGCGAGCACGTGGTGCTCAAGAAGAAGGGACGCGAGTTCGTCGGCGTCTGTCCGTTCCACGACGACAAATCGCCGTCGATGACGGTGTCGCCGGCCAAGCAGTTCTACTACTGCTTCTCCTGTGGTGTCGGCGGGAATGCCATCAAATTCCTGATGGAGCTGCAGCGCCAGAGTTTCAGCGATGTTGTGCTGGAGCTGGCCCGCAAATACCAGCTGCCGGTGGAAACCCTGGAGGGGCCGCAGCAGGAGCGGTTGCGGCAGCAACTCTCGCGTCGCGACCAGCTCCATAAGGTGCTGGCGCTGGCGGCGGGATGGTTTCGCAGCCAGCTGCGCAGCCCTGAAGGCGCTTCGGCCTTGGCTTATTTGCGTGAGCAGCGGGGGTTGAGCGAAACCACCCTGGAGAGCTTTGGCCTTGGCTATGCGCCTGAGCGCTGGGATGGGCTGCTCAGCCACCTGCAGCAGGTGGAGGGCTTTGCCCCTGAATTGCTGGAGGCAGCAGGCCTGGTGGTGCCGCGGCGCGGTGGCGACGGCTTCTACGACCGCTTCCGCCACCGGGTGATGGTGCCCATCTGCGACCGGCAGGGCCGGATCATCGGCTTCGGTGGCCGCAGCCTCGATGGCGGTGAACCCAAATATCTGAACTCTCCGGAAACGGAGGTGTTTGAGAAGGGCAAGCACCTCTTCGGTCTCGATAAGGCGGTCAATGCCATCCGTAAGGACGATCGTGCGGTGGTGGTGGAGGGCTATTTCGATGTGATTGCCCTGCATGCCGCCGGCATCCCCAATGCGGTGGCGGCCCTGGGCACCGCCCTGAGCAGCCAACAGATCACCCAGCTCTGCCGCTGCTGCGATGGCAAGCGCCTGATCCTCAATTTCGACACCGACCGCGCTGGGGTGCGCGCCGCCCAGCGGGCCATCGGTGAGGTGGAGCAGCTGGCGCTGCAGGGTCAGCTGGAACTGCGGGTGCTGCACCTACCGGCCGGTAAAGACCCCGATGAGTTTTTGAAGGAGCATGGGGCTGGGGAGTACCGCTCCCTGCTGGATCAGGCGCCCCTGTGGCTCGACTGGCAGATCGATCAGGTGCTCGAGGGCCGTGATCTGGCCCGATCCGATCAGTTCCAGCAATCGGTGAGCGAGCTGGTGGTGCTGCTGGGCAAGCTGCCCGCCAGTGCCGTGCGCTCCCGCTACCTGCAGCAGGTGGCCGAGCGGCTCAGCGGCGGCCAGGCCCGCCTGGCTCTGCAGCTGGAAGACGACCTACGCCAGCAGGTGAAAGGCCAGCGCTGGCATGGCCGCTCCCAGCGTTGGGAACAACCCGGTGAGGCGGGCCTGCGGGAGCGGGCTGAAGCGGAGTTGCTGCGGCTGTACTTGCATTGCCCCAGCCACCGCGGCGCGATTCGCGCCGAGCTGCGCCGCCGTGAACTCGACGATTTCGCCATCGCCCATCACCGCCAGCTCTGGGCCGCGATCAGCGCCCTGGAGGAGGACAACCTCGGTGTGGGCCGGCTTGAGGCGATTAATCGCGGCGTTGATTCCGGCTCGGATCTGGCCAATCTTGAGCTGCCGCGGCTGCTCTCTGATCAACTCCTACTCAGCGACGCCGAAGCACCTTCCGACCTGCCAACCCGGCTGACACCGCTCCTGGAGCCGAGCGACGTTCAGCGCCTTGCCCTGGCCAACCCTCTGCTGCAATTACGCGGCGCCACGGCATCACTGGAGCGGCAGCGCAGTCTCAAGCGCTGCCGCCACCTCCTGAACGCCTGGAGTGCCCAGCGGCTGGAAACGCTGGAGCGCTGTATTGCCCGTCTTCTGGAGGAGGGCCATGCCACCGCCGAGCCAGCCCCCAGTAGCGCCCTGCAACCCATAGCCCTCGACATGGAAGCGCGCATCGAGGCGATGTTTGCTGACCTCAACGTTGATGCCCTGCGCTTTCAGGAGCTCTATTACAACGAGCGTCAGCACATCGCCCATCTCGATCAGCAGCGCCGCGCTGGCTTTGAAGATGTGCTGCAGGAGCACGCGGATTCGCTCACAGTTTGA
- a CDS encoding DNA polymerase III subunit alpha, with the protein MAFVPLHNHSDYSLLDGASQLPSMVKRAEELGMPALALTDHGVMYGAIELLKLCKGTSVKPIIGNEMYVINGSLDDPNPPKKERRYHLVVLAKNAVGYRNLVKLTSISHLRGMRGRGIFSRACIDKPTLEQYSEGLIVATACLGGELSQAILRNRPDVAREVAAWYKSVFGDDFYLEIQDHGSPEDRIVNVEMVRISRELGIPLVATNDAHYLTSNDAEAHDALLCILTGKLVSDEKRLRYTGTEYIKGEQEMLALFSDHLEPDVVAEAVANTARVAEKVEDYDILGRYQMPRFPIPEGHTPVSYLREVSEQGLRARLNLPEAEAFTPDYGERLTFELQVMEQMGFPTYFLVVWDYIRFARDHGIPVGPGRGSAAGSLVAYALGITNIDPVTNGLLFERFLNPERKSMPDIDTDFCIERRGEVIDYVTRRYGEEKVAQIITFNRMTSKAVLKDVARVLDIPYGDADRLAKLIPVVRGKPAKLKEMIGDESPAPEFREKYQNDPQVKRWVDMAMRIEGTNKTFGVHAAGVVIAADPLDEVVPLQRNNDGQVITQYFMEDVESMGLLKMDFLGLKNLTMIDKTIDLVEQSTGEKLDPDALPLNDPGTYGLLARGDLEGIFQLESSGMRQIVRDLKPSSLEDISSILALYRPGPLDAGLIPKFINRKHGREAIDFAHAKLEPILQETYGIMVYQEQIMRIAQDLAGYSLGEADLLRRAMGKKKKSEMEKHQSLFVNGATERGVDPKIAEALFEQMVLFAEYCFNKSHSTAYGAVTYQTAYLKAHYPVAYMAALLTVNAGTTDKVQRYISNCNAMGIEVMPPDVNASGIDFTPVGDRILFGLSAVRNLGDGAIRALLEARSGDGPFRSLADLCDRIPGTTLNRRSLESLIHCGALDALEPEANRAQLMADLDLMVDWAASRARDRASGQGNLFDLLGGGSDAAASADGGGDLSTAPKAAPVPDYPPTEKLRLEKELVGFYLSDHPLKQLTRPVQLLSPVGLGSLEEQADKTRVSVVGMVAALRPVTTRKGDRMAVLQVEDLSGSCEAVVFPKTYARLADHLMVDARLLIWASVDRRDEQVQLIVDDCRVIDELKVLLVELEGSEASDIAVQHKLRECLTLHRTEKDESGVRVPVVAMVHHHDQTRFVRLGHQFCVRDGEAALNSLAAQAFRARLSSPLVAA; encoded by the coding sequence TTGGCCTTCGTTCCGCTTCATAACCACAGCGACTACAGCCTCCTGGATGGAGCCAGTCAGCTGCCGTCGATGGTGAAGCGGGCCGAAGAGCTGGGGATGCCGGCCCTGGCGCTCACCGACCACGGTGTGATGTACGGCGCCATCGAGCTGCTCAAGCTCTGCAAGGGCACCTCGGTGAAGCCGATCATCGGCAATGAGATGTATGTCATCAATGGCTCCCTTGATGACCCCAATCCACCGAAGAAAGAGCGCCGCTACCACCTGGTGGTGTTGGCCAAGAATGCGGTGGGCTACCGCAACCTGGTGAAGCTCACCAGCATCAGCCATCTGCGCGGCATGCGCGGGCGCGGCATCTTCTCTCGCGCCTGCATCGACAAGCCCACGCTCGAGCAATACAGCGAAGGCCTGATCGTGGCAACCGCCTGCCTGGGCGGCGAGCTTTCACAGGCGATTCTGCGCAACCGTCCCGACGTGGCCCGCGAGGTCGCTGCTTGGTACAAGAGCGTGTTCGGTGACGACTTCTACCTCGAGATCCAGGACCACGGCTCGCCGGAAGACCGAATTGTGAATGTGGAGATGGTGCGCATCTCCCGTGAGCTGGGCATTCCTCTGGTCGCCACCAACGACGCCCACTACCTCACCAGCAACGACGCCGAAGCGCACGACGCGCTGCTCTGCATCCTCACTGGCAAGCTTGTCTCCGACGAGAAACGCCTGCGCTATACCGGCACCGAATACATCAAGGGTGAGCAGGAGATGCTCGCTCTGTTCTCCGATCATCTCGAGCCGGATGTTGTGGCGGAAGCCGTTGCCAATACGGCCCGGGTGGCGGAGAAGGTTGAGGACTACGACATCCTTGGCCGCTATCAGATGCCCCGCTTCCCGATTCCGGAGGGGCACACGCCGGTGAGCTACTTGCGCGAGGTCAGCGAACAGGGCCTGCGTGCCCGGCTCAACCTGCCCGAGGCAGAAGCCTTCACCCCTGACTACGGCGAACGGCTCACCTTTGAGCTGCAGGTGATGGAGCAGATGGGCTTTCCTACCTACTTCCTGGTGGTGTGGGACTACATCCGCTTCGCCCGCGATCACGGCATTCCGGTGGGCCCCGGCCGTGGTTCAGCCGCCGGCTCGTTGGTGGCCTACGCCCTGGGGATCACCAACATCGATCCGGTCACCAACGGGCTGCTGTTTGAGCGTTTCCTCAATCCCGAGCGCAAGTCGATGCCTGATATCGACACCGACTTCTGCATCGAGCGCCGCGGCGAGGTGATCGACTACGTGACCCGCCGCTATGGCGAAGAGAAAGTTGCGCAGATCATCACCTTCAACCGGATGACGTCCAAGGCGGTGCTCAAAGACGTGGCTCGTGTGCTCGACATCCCCTATGGCGATGCTGATCGCCTGGCCAAGCTGATTCCAGTGGTGCGGGGTAAGCCCGCCAAGCTCAAGGAGATGATCGGCGACGAATCACCGGCGCCCGAATTCCGCGAGAAATATCAGAACGATCCCCAGGTGAAACGCTGGGTGGATATGGCGATGCGGATCGAAGGCACCAACAAAACCTTCGGTGTACACGCCGCTGGTGTGGTGATTGCCGCTGATCCCCTCGATGAAGTGGTGCCATTGCAGCGCAACAACGACGGCCAGGTGATCACCCAGTACTTCATGGAAGACGTGGAGTCGATGGGGCTGCTGAAGATGGATTTCCTTGGCCTCAAGAACCTCACCATGATCGACAAGACCATCGATCTGGTTGAGCAGAGCACCGGCGAGAAGCTCGATCCCGATGCCCTCCCCCTGAATGATCCAGGCACCTACGGCCTGCTGGCGCGCGGTGACCTCGAAGGCATCTTCCAGCTGGAATCGAGCGGCATGCGTCAGATCGTGCGTGACCTCAAACCCTCATCACTGGAAGATATTTCCTCGATTCTTGCTCTCTATCGACCCGGACCACTTGATGCCGGACTGATTCCCAAGTTCATCAACCGCAAGCACGGCCGCGAGGCGATTGATTTCGCTCACGCCAAACTGGAGCCGATCCTGCAGGAGACCTACGGGATCATGGTGTATCAGGAGCAGATCATGCGCATCGCGCAGGATCTAGCTGGCTACTCGCTTGGTGAGGCTGACCTGCTGCGCCGAGCGATGGGTAAGAAGAAGAAGAGCGAGATGGAGAAGCATCAGAGCCTCTTTGTCAACGGTGCGACCGAGCGCGGCGTGGATCCCAAGATCGCGGAGGCGCTGTTTGAGCAGATGGTGCTCTTCGCTGAATACTGCTTCAACAAGAGCCACTCCACCGCCTATGGCGCGGTGACGTATCAAACCGCCTACCTCAAAGCCCACTACCCAGTGGCTTACATGGCGGCGCTGCTCACGGTGAATGCCGGCACCACCGACAAGGTGCAGCGCTACATCTCCAATTGCAACGCCATGGGCATCGAGGTGATGCCGCCGGATGTGAATGCCTCAGGGATCGACTTCACCCCCGTTGGCGATCGCATCCTGTTTGGCCTCTCGGCCGTGCGCAACCTGGGCGACGGCGCCATCCGCGCTCTGCTGGAAGCTCGCAGCGGCGATGGCCCCTTCCGTTCGCTGGCGGATCTATGCGATCGCATCCCCGGCACCACGCTCAACCGCCGTTCCTTGGAGTCACTGATCCACTGCGGTGCTCTCGACGCTCTGGAGCCCGAGGCCAATCGTGCCCAGCTGATGGCCGATCTCGATCTGATGGTCGATTGGGCTGCTTCGCGTGCTCGCGACCGTGCCAGCGGCCAGGGCAACCTGTTCGACCTCCTGGGTGGTGGTAGCGATGCTGCTGCGTCAGCCGACGGCGGTGGTGATCTCAGCACGGCCCCGAAGGCGGCGCCGGTACCCGACTACCCGCCCACTGAAAAGCTGCGGCTGGAGAAAGAGCTGGTGGGCTTCTACCTCTCCGATCATCCGCTCAAGCAGCTCACTCGGCCTGTCCAGCTGCTCTCACCAGTGGGTCTTGGCAGCCTTGAGGAGCAAGCCGATAAAACGCGCGTGAGTGTGGTGGGGATGGTGGCTGCGTTGCGCCCGGTGACCACCCGCAAGGGTGACCGGATGGCTGTGCTGCAGGTGGAGGATCTCAGCGGCAGCTGCGAGGCGGTGGTCTTTCCCAAGACCTATGCCCGTCTGGCGGATCACCTGATGGTGGACGCTCGCCTGCTGATCTGGGCGTCAGTGGATCGCCGCGATGAGCAAGTGCAGCTGATCGTGGATGACTGCCGGGTGATCGATGAGCTCAAGGTGCTGCTGGTGGAGCTGGAGGGCAGTGAGGCCAGCGATATCGCTGTGCAGCACAAGCTGCGCGAGTGCCTCACTCTGCACCGCACTGAGAAGGATGAATCTGGTGTGAGGGTGCCGGTGGTGGCGATGGTGCATCACCACGACCAGACGCGTTTTGTGCGCCTAGGTCACCAGTTCTGCGTGCGCGACGGTGAGGCTGCTCTGAACAGCCTCGCTGCCCAGGCCTTCCGTGCCCGGCTCAGCTCGCCGCTGGTGGCCGCTTGA
- a CDS encoding PAM68 family protein → MAAKGNKRTRSMGGGGLGPQPPASLNKARPQQGIPDYVANRMARRVAIATGIPSVLGMSSFVGSYLLVSKGILDIPPGVTLVTSGGFFLLGLVGLSYGVLSASWEPGAGSLLGMEQIGVNISRLRSSIKRPPAAS, encoded by the coding sequence ATGGCAGCCAAGGGGAACAAACGCACCCGCTCAATGGGCGGCGGCGGTCTAGGACCGCAACCCCCTGCCAGCCTCAACAAAGCCAGGCCACAGCAGGGCATACCCGACTATGTGGCCAATCGCATGGCCCGTCGCGTGGCCATCGCCACCGGCATTCCCAGCGTGCTTGGGATGTCGTCTTTTGTGGGCAGCTACCTGCTGGTCAGCAAAGGCATCCTCGACATCCCTCCCGGCGTCACCCTGGTGACCTCTGGAGGGTTTTTTCTGTTGGGACTGGTGGGGCTGAGCTATGGCGTGCTCTCCGCCAGCTGGGAGCCGGGTGCCGGCAGCCTGCTGGGCATGGAGCAAATCGGTGTGAACATCAGCCGCCTGCGCAGCTCGATCAAGCGGCCACCAGCGGCGAGCTGA
- a CDS encoding Y-family DNA polymerase codes for MADVLALIDANNFYASCEQAFDPALIGRPVVVLSNNDGCVVSRSSEARQLGIGMGKPYFQIAAQLAQHGVVVRSSNYALYGDMSQRLMSSLEPFVAELEVYSIDEAFARLPRPRHGDLSAWAAELRSRIRHNLGLPIAIGLASSKVLAKLANRIAKGDRRHAGVFDLGREANPDPWLELTPVEEIWGVGRQLSRWCRLRGIANARQLRDMASGELRAKAGVVGLRLQLELQGVSCLPLEQGPSAKRETCVSRSFSRTILSEEELRQAVATYVVRAAEKLRRQQQCSGRLTIFARTSPFSAGFYSQAASTALAVASNDTAVLLQAALPLVAVIYQPHKRFAKAGVLLQELQSQEQLQHHLLAPLPEQEQQRRAALMQSIDGLNRRYGRGAVQWAACGLSPGWMMRREQLSRAATTRLSDLPTAWAR; via the coding sequence ATGGCTGATGTGCTGGCGCTGATCGACGCCAACAACTTCTACGCCTCCTGCGAGCAGGCCTTCGATCCGGCCCTGATCGGCCGGCCGGTGGTGGTGCTCTCCAACAACGACGGCTGCGTGGTGTCGCGCAGCAGCGAAGCGCGGCAGCTGGGCATCGGCATGGGCAAGCCCTATTTCCAGATCGCAGCGCAGCTGGCCCAACACGGCGTGGTGGTGCGCAGCTCCAACTACGCCCTCTACGGCGACATGAGCCAGCGGCTGATGAGCAGCCTCGAGCCGTTTGTGGCGGAGCTGGAGGTGTATTCGATCGATGAAGCCTTCGCGCGGCTACCGCGCCCGCGCCACGGCGACCTCAGCGCCTGGGCCGCAGAGCTGCGCAGCCGCATCCGCCACAACCTGGGCCTGCCGATCGCCATCGGCCTGGCCTCCAGCAAGGTGCTGGCCAAACTGGCCAACCGCATCGCCAAGGGGGATCGGCGCCACGCCGGCGTGTTTGATCTGGGCCGCGAAGCCAACCCCGATCCCTGGCTGGAGCTCACCCCCGTGGAGGAGATCTGGGGGGTGGGTCGCCAACTGAGCCGTTGGTGCCGTCTGCGGGGCATCGCTAATGCCCGCCAGCTGCGCGACATGGCGAGTGGCGAGCTGCGGGCCAAGGCCGGGGTGGTGGGCTTACGGCTACAGCTGGAACTACAGGGAGTGAGCTGCCTGCCCCTCGAGCAGGGGCCCAGCGCCAAGCGGGAAACCTGCGTGAGCCGCAGCTTCAGCCGGACGATCCTGAGCGAAGAAGAACTGCGCCAGGCCGTAGCCACCTACGTGGTGCGGGCGGCCGAGAAACTACGTCGCCAGCAGCAGTGCAGCGGCCGGCTCACGATCTTTGCCCGCACCAGCCCCTTTAGCGCCGGCTTCTACAGCCAGGCCGCCAGCACCGCCCTGGCGGTGGCCAGCAATGACACAGCCGTGCTGCTACAGGCCGCCCTGCCTCTGGTGGCGGTGATCTACCAGCCCCACAAACGCTTTGCCAAGGCGGGGGTGCTGCTGCAGGAGCTGCAGAGCCAGGAACAGCTGCAACACCATCTGCTGGCACCGCTACCCGAGCAGGAGCAGCAGAGGCGGGCAGCCCTGATGCAGAGCATCGATGGGCTCAACCGCCGCTATGGCCGCGGTGCAGTGCAATGGGCCGCCTGTGGCCTCTCACCTGGCTGGATGATGCGGCGCGAGCAGCTGTCGCGCGCAGCCACCACCCGGCTCAGTGATCTGCCGACGGCCTGGGCCCGCTAA
- a CDS encoding LexA family transcriptional regulator — translation MSLLLIGALQNQCIPLRLPLASSTVAAGFPSPADDYIDVGIDLNEALIRHPSSTFFLRVSGDSMIDAGIQHGDLLVVDRSLEPRPGLIVVAVLDGAFTLKRLVRYHGRLRLEAANSAYPPLELHQCGDVQIWGVAIHVIHALTRHG, via the coding sequence GTGTCGCTCCTGCTAATCGGCGCCCTGCAGAACCAGTGCATACCGCTGCGGCTACCCCTGGCCAGCAGCACCGTGGCCGCAGGCTTTCCCAGCCCGGCCGACGACTACATCGATGTGGGCATCGACCTCAACGAGGCCCTGATCCGGCACCCGAGCAGCACCTTTTTTCTGCGGGTGAGCGGCGATTCGATGATCGACGCCGGCATTCAGCACGGCGATCTGCTGGTGGTGGACCGCAGCCTGGAGCCCCGGCCCGGCCTGATCGTGGTGGCGGTGCTCGATGGCGCCTTCACCCTCAAACGCCTAGTGCGCTACCACGGCCGACTGCGGCTGGAGGCGGCCAACAGCGCCTATCCGCCCCTGGAGCTCCATCAATGCGGCGACGTGCAGATCTGGGGCGTGGCGATCCACGTGATCCATGCCCTCACGCGCCATGGCTGA